A stretch of Acidimicrobiia bacterium DNA encodes these proteins:
- a CDS encoding cation:proton antiporter, translating to MRIEPIPEHVFLVFWVELVVLVGVARALGALMRRIGQPAVVGELAAGLLLGPSVFGKLAPGAARWLFPPHVVQSGMISAVGWVGIVMLLAVTGFETDLGLVRQLGAALASVAVLSIALPFALGLALGFQLPHAFVGNGSRGVFAGFVATALSISSLPVIAKVLQDLRLTRRNFGQLTLAAGMVNDVVGWLLLGVLASAARSGAIGFGRLGLTILAVALFVLGAFTLGQRIVDELLRSFRKRRPGMTSGLSITLLVVFTAGAITQALGVEAVLGAFVAGMVLARSRYQDTRLVERVETMTNAVFAPVFFATAGLRVDLALLGRGDVLLFTAVVIAVASVGKLAGGYLGARLAGLPRQEGFALGVGLNARGALEIVVATVGLGLGVLNTRMYTVVVIMALATSMVAPPLLRAIASAWRGTTEERERLDREQIYSENLLVRPGRVLVPAQRGEGTLLAAKIVDLAWPSDSPATVIAADPAGASAADGATAVFERRPVEQEELGGADALDALDALTEHVGLGYEVVAVGARETGISADLLSALTQSLLQRSALPVVVVWAGPHARQQLGDGFRRVLVPVVGTLPNRAAQEIAFALAAANDADLVVAHVAPDDADLVAVGADAQRSGRIASRGLVTEASQLARRLGLRPRAVTRAGSRSREIPAIAADVDADLVVLSAELRAAEGTAFLGHLVERMIGVLDATVAVVVTPPGWLLARSEATRASATPE from the coding sequence GTGAGGATCGAACCGATCCCGGAGCACGTGTTCCTCGTGTTCTGGGTCGAGCTCGTCGTGCTCGTCGGTGTCGCCCGCGCGCTCGGCGCGCTGATGCGCCGGATCGGGCAGCCGGCGGTCGTCGGGGAGCTCGCGGCGGGGTTGCTGCTCGGCCCGTCCGTGTTCGGGAAGCTCGCGCCCGGCGCGGCACGCTGGCTGTTCCCGCCCCACGTCGTGCAGTCGGGGATGATCAGCGCGGTCGGCTGGGTCGGCATCGTGATGCTGCTCGCGGTGACCGGCTTCGAGACCGACCTCGGTCTCGTGCGTCAGCTCGGCGCCGCGCTCGCATCGGTCGCGGTGTTGTCGATCGCACTTCCGTTCGCGCTCGGGCTCGCGCTCGGCTTCCAGCTCCCGCACGCGTTCGTCGGGAACGGCTCCCGCGGCGTGTTCGCCGGGTTCGTCGCGACCGCGCTCAGCATCTCGTCGCTGCCCGTGATCGCGAAGGTGCTGCAGGACCTGCGCCTCACGCGTCGTAACTTCGGGCAGCTGACGCTCGCGGCCGGGATGGTCAACGACGTCGTCGGCTGGCTGCTCCTCGGCGTGCTCGCGAGCGCGGCACGCTCGGGCGCGATCGGGTTCGGCCGTCTCGGCTTGACGATCCTCGCGGTCGCCCTGTTCGTGCTCGGCGCGTTCACGCTCGGTCAGCGGATCGTCGACGAGCTGCTGCGCAGCTTCCGCAAGCGCCGGCCGGGCATGACGAGCGGGCTGTCGATCACGTTGCTCGTCGTGTTCACGGCGGGGGCGATCACGCAGGCGCTCGGCGTCGAGGCGGTGCTCGGTGCATTCGTCGCCGGCATGGTGCTCGCGCGGTCGCGCTACCAGGACACGCGGCTCGTCGAGCGCGTCGAGACGATGACGAACGCGGTGTTCGCACCTGTGTTCTTCGCGACCGCGGGACTGCGCGTCGACCTCGCGCTGCTGGGTCGCGGGGACGTGCTGCTGTTCACCGCCGTCGTCATCGCGGTCGCGAGCGTCGGCAAGCTCGCGGGCGGCTACCTCGGCGCCCGCCTCGCGGGCCTCCCGCGGCAGGAGGGTTTCGCACTCGGAGTCGGCCTGAACGCCCGCGGCGCGCTGGAGATCGTCGTCGCGACCGTCGGCCTCGGGCTCGGGGTCCTCAACACGCGCATGTACACGGTGGTCGTGATCATGGCGCTGGCGACGTCGATGGTCGCCCCGCCGCTGTTGCGCGCGATCGCGTCCGCGTGGCGCGGCACGACCGAGGAGCGGGAACGGCTGGACCGCGAGCAGATCTACTCGGAGAACCTGCTCGTGCGACCGGGTCGCGTGCTCGTGCCGGCGCAGCGCGGCGAGGGCACGCTACTCGCCGCGAAGATCGTCGACCTCGCGTGGCCGAGCGACTCGCCCGCGACCGTGATAGCGGCGGATCCGGCGGGCGCGTCCGCGGCTGACGGCGCGACCGCGGTGTTCGAGCGACGACCCGTCGAGCAGGAGGAGCTCGGTGGAGCGGACGCGCTCGACGCGCTCGACGCGCTCACCGAGCACGTCGGGCTCGGCTACGAGGTCGTGGCGGTCGGCGCCCGCGAGACGGGAATCTCCGCCGACCTGCTCTCCGCGCTCACGCAGTCGCTGCTGCAGAGGAGCGCGCTGCCGGTCGTCGTCGTGTGGGCGGGCCCGCACGCGCGGCAGCAGCTCGGCGACGGGTTCAGGCGCGTCCTCGTGCCCGTCGTCGGCACGCTGCCCAACCGCGCGGCACAAGAGATCGCGTTCGCGCTCGCGGCCGCGAACGACGCGGATCTCGTCGTCGCGCACGTCGCGCCGGACGACGCGGACCTCGTCGCGGTCGGCGCCGACGCGCAGCGCTCGGGACGGATCGCGTCACGCGGGCTCGTGACCGAGGCGAGCCAGCTCGCGCGCCGGCTCGGCCTGCGGCCGCGCGCCGTCACGCGCGCGGGCTCACGCTCGCGCGAGATCCCCGCGATCGCGGCCGACGTCGACGCGGATCTCGTCGTGCTCTCGGCCGAGCTCCGGGCCGCGGAGGGCACCGCGTTCCTCGGTCACCTCGTCGAGCGGATGATCGGCGTGCTCGACGCGACGGTGGCGGTCGTCGTCACACCACCGGGATGGTTGCTCGCGCGCAGCGAGGCGACACGCGCGTCGGCGACGCCGGAGTGA